The DNA segment GGTGCGTGAGgccaaagaaagaaagaaggcTCAGGGGAAGTCTCGCCCTTACGAGCCTAGGAAGGACCAGGGTAGGGGGTGCGCGAGGGAGAGTAACGCGCCCCCCAGGTTTGACTTCGTGGTGGAATTGGCGGAGCTGATCGCCATTCCAGCCATAGCGGCACGGTTGCAAGCACCAgagaagactgacaaggtgctgggaagGAAAAAGAATGTGTGGTGTGACTTTCACCAGGCTTATGGCCACTCACTGCACTCTTGTTTGGTGTTGGGACACCAGCTCGCGGAGTTGGTAAAAAGTGGCTTTTTGAGCGATTACTTGCGGGAGGCGCAAGGTGATCGGACGTCGGGGCCACCAGTAGAAGATCCGCAACACGAGGTACCTGTGCACGGAGAGGTGCACACGATCGCGGGGGGCTTCTCTGGAGGGGGGTGTACAGCCTctcagaggaagaggtacgctcGTTCGGTGATGGCTGTCGACTCGGTGGAAGAAGATCATACCCCCCGTGCTGACATTACATTCACAAAGGCGGATctccgggacgttgtgcctcaggACAACGATCCTATAGTCATCTCCTTCGTCACGGCagggagaaaggtgcacagggtcctcgtggaccagggaagctcggcggacgtgatgttctggccgataTTCAACAAACTGCAGCTGTCCCTTGATCAACTGAGGTCGTACGcagggtgcttgtatggcttCGCAGGGGA comes from the Phaseolus vulgaris cultivar G19833 chromosome 8, P. vulgaris v2.0, whole genome shotgun sequence genome and includes:
- the LOC137824858 gene encoding uncharacterized protein, producing the protein MLVHAFKKGVLSGPFSESLIRNHPSTFAEIRRRAVAHIVAETEVYEKRGSATPTKSRGGPSRSQQPMRVREAKERKKAQGKSRPYEPRKDQGRGCARESNAPPRFDFVVELAELIAIPAIAARLQAPEKTDKVLGRKKNVWCDFHQAYGHSLHSCLVLGHQLAELVKSGFLSDYLREAQGDRTSGPPVEDPQHEVPVHGEVHTIAGGFSGGGCTASQRKRYARSVMAVDSVEEDHTPRADITFTKADLRDVVPQDNDPIVISFVTAGRKVHRVLVDQGSSADVMFWPIFNKLQLSLDQLRSYAGCLYGFAGDQMEVRGYIELRTTFTDGTVARTEKIKYLVVNAPSAYNILLGRPTLNRLGVVSSTRHMKLKLSSMEGVVITIKSDQKEGRHCYENNLKQQRSVCHVTSTPPPGVDERRSEVAGLVRGTQGDVEMEEAVLGSQGWPK